The window CGAAGCACGTCCCGTGCCGACGAGCGCGCGCCATGGCGCCGTGAGCCGCGAGGGTTCGAGCGAGGTTCCCGGCCGAGCGTTCTCGTCGGGGCGATGGGGTGCAAGGGGTCCAAGCTGGACGACcaggaggcggtggcgctgtGCCGGGGCCGCGCCGACCTGCTCGCGGCGGCCGTGCGCCACCGCTACGCGCTCGCCGACGCGCACGACGCGCTGGCGGACTCGctcgcgtccgccgccgccgcgctccaccgcctcctcgcggcccgcccgccgctcgcgctccccgccgcgcgcaagggagccggcgcgccgccgcagccgcagcagcccgccgcctcgccgccgcactCCTCGTCGCACATCAACTTCGCGCCGTCCTCCGACTCCGAGCCCGGCTCcgcgtcctcctcgccgccccgccgcaccgccgcccacGACCaccacccgcacccgcacccgcacgcgCTCCCGTACCCGCATTACGGGTACGCCGCCGGCTACGGCTACGCGCCCGAGCCCCCCTACGGCGGGTACCCGCCGGGGTCGCTGCGGCTCTACTACGCGCGGAGCCGCCCGCCCCCGACCTCCGTCGCCGTCGAGCAGCGCGCCGCGCCGTCGGAGCGCGTGTACTACGGCTCCTtcgagccggcggcgggcggataCCCGCAGTACCATTCGTACGGCGGCGAGCCCGCTGCGGCggggccgcccccgccgccgtcgccgccgaggtcGAGCTCGTGGGACTTCTTCAACGTGTTCGGCGACTACGACGTGTACGACAACTACTGCTACGACGCTGGCGGCGCTGGGGCCGCGCCGGCGTACACGCCGAGCCGGAGCTCGCGGGaggtgcgggaggaggagggcatcccggagctcgaggaggacgacgccgtCGTCAAGCAGGTGGCCGGCGAGTTCTCCGCGCCCGGGAGCGCCGCGCGCAGCCGGCGCAGCTCTCTCGGCGGCGTCAGCAGCAGCATTGCCGAGGTCGACGAGGAGGACAATTCTGTCGTTGATAAGGAGGTGATTGGCGGGGGCAACGTGGCGCGTCAACAGCCGGCCGCGCAGCGTAACGTTGCGGTGCCTGGGCCGACTCCCCGGAGGGTCTTTGACGGTTCAGACGTTGCCGGCGAGATCAAAGCGCAGTTTGTTCGAGCTGCAGATGCTGTCAAGGCGCTTTCACCGATTCTTGAGGTCGGGAGGCGGAGGTACAATCACCGGAGTTCAGTGTACCATGGTAAGCCTTTTGTTCTTCGAATACTCAGCACGTCTTTAGAATAGTTTATGCCCAATTCTTTGATTTGACTTGTTGATGTTTGGAAAATAGTTTCATCTCGTATGGTGTCAGCAATTGCCTTGCCGCATTCAGATCTTGGAGGC is drawn from Panicum virgatum strain AP13 chromosome 1N, P.virgatum_v5, whole genome shotgun sequence and contains these coding sequences:
- the LOC120656762 gene encoding protein ALTERED PHOSPHATE STARVATION RESPONSE 1-like, yielding MGCKGSKLDDQEAVALCRGRADLLAAAVRHRYALADAHDALADSLASAAAALHRLLAARPPLALPAARKGAGAPPQPQQPAASPPHSSSHINFAPSSDSEPGSASSSPPRRTAAHDHHPHPHPHALPYPHYGYAAGYGYAPEPPYGGYPPGSLRLYYARSRPPPTSVAVEQRAAPSERVYYGSFEPAAGGYPQYHSYGGEPAAAGPPPPPSPPRSSSWDFFNVFGDYDVYDNYCYDAGGAGAAPAYTPSRSSREVREEEGIPELEEDDAVVKQVAGEFSAPGSAARSRRSSLGGVSSSIAEVDEEDNSVVDKEVIGGGNVARQQPAAQRNVAVPGPTPRRVFDGSDVAGEIKAQFVRAADAVKALSPILEVGRRRYNHRSSVYHVSSRMVSAIALPHSDLGGVELLDVGGEKVLGGRSLSLTLQKLYIWEKKLYDEVKAEEKMRLLLAKNTKRLKFLDHKGAEANKIDATRNMVRKLSTKLRISVRVIAKVSKKINRVRDEELWPQINALIQGFVRMWRDKLDCYQVQCQVMAEAKNLDSVVPDGSSRDMALELELELMKWIVNFSSWVNEQKSFVKALNGWLSLCLNYKAEETVDGVAPYSPGRVGAPLVFVICNSWSQAMDRISEKEVISSMQALVSSVRKLSEKQNVEQTEQIIATRERERWNKILERKTVEINKEADVLNRKLALVPGRHSRLPSAQTYQDHLFDASSLQTSLQRVVQALESFASSSLQAFEQTLRHAEEERSSRENKNAKVS